One segment of candidate division KSB1 bacterium DNA contains the following:
- the speY gene encoding deoxyhypusine synthase has translation MKHKHEFLSGRKISPTPIRPNVTVSELVEQTFFAYNSARLREACRLLTEKMLEPDVTIGMSLTGALSPAGLGISAIIPLIENGFVDWIVSTGANLYHDTHFGLGLSMHQGTHLADDVVLREKGVVRIYDIFFDYHVLLDTDAFYYQIIGSPEFQRTMSTAEFHHLVGKYVAAREAELGMHNYSMLAAAYEYGVPIYTSSPGDSSIGMNVAAKAMLGNRLLIDVNADVNETSAIVLDAKRNGGKSAVLIFGGGSPKNFMLQTEPQLQEVMKIADNGHDYFLQITDARQDTGGLSGATPAEAVSWGKVDPEKLPDTVVCYCDTTIAMPILVAYALSKHPPRTPKRLYHRRAEMLERLKSEYLAALAQEQGD, from the coding sequence ATGAAGCACAAGCATGAATTTCTCTCGGGACGCAAGATTTCACCCACACCCATCCGGCCCAACGTGACGGTCAGCGAGCTGGTGGAACAGACCTTCTTTGCCTACAATTCGGCGCGCTTGCGCGAGGCTTGCCGCCTGCTGACCGAAAAGATGCTCGAACCGGATGTCACCATTGGCATGAGCCTGACCGGCGCACTGTCGCCGGCAGGTTTGGGAATTTCCGCAATTATCCCGCTCATAGAAAACGGCTTCGTCGATTGGATCGTTTCCACCGGCGCCAATCTTTATCACGATACCCATTTCGGCCTCGGGCTTTCCATGCACCAAGGCACGCATCTCGCGGATGATGTGGTCTTGCGGGAAAAGGGCGTGGTGCGCATCTATGACATCTTCTTCGATTATCATGTCCTGCTCGATACGGATGCCTTCTACTACCAAATCATCGGGAGTCCGGAATTTCAACGGACGATGAGCACGGCCGAGTTTCACCATCTCGTCGGGAAATATGTCGCCGCGCGCGAAGCTGAGCTCGGCATGCACAACTATTCGATGCTGGCGGCTGCCTATGAGTATGGTGTGCCGATTTATACTTCCTCCCCGGGTGACTCGTCGATCGGCATGAACGTGGCAGCCAAAGCCATGCTCGGCAATCGTCTGCTTATCGACGTCAATGCCGACGTGAATGAAACCTCCGCCATTGTGTTGGATGCCAAACGCAACGGCGGCAAGAGTGCGGTGTTGATCTTCGGTGGCGGCTCGCCCAAGAATTTCATGCTGCAAACCGAACCCCAGTTGCAGGAAGTCATGAAGATTGCCGACAATGGCCATGACTATTTTCTGCAGATCACAGATGCCCGCCAGGATACAGGCGGGCTCTCAGGCGCCACCCCTGCGGAAGCCGTCAGTTGGGGCAAAGTCGATCCGGAAAAATTACCCGATACCGTGGTTTGCTATTGCGACACGACGATCGCCATGCCAATCCTGGTTGCATACGCGCTTTCCAAGCACCCGCCGCGCACACCCAAGCGCTTGTACCACCGCAGAGCAGAGATGCTCGAACGCCTCAAGTCTGAATATCTCGCTGCACTCGCGCAGGAGCAGGGAGATTGA
- a CDS encoding T9SS type A sorting domain-containing protein gives MHVNTAANSSKSNQNKTFYHDGKWWAIALDATNNRWYIWRYDGGGVWTRNKALDKGAKNRYDVLLDSNLGHLGVLRSHTNTVKFWGLIYSAGTWNTAFSVNIPGFGNSDDANPLSFTAAANGDLWVFRIHNGTLQAKKSTDGGVTWSATPITVKSSLNQNKGTTDAVAFTQSGNHYIGVAYGEEGVSSSTSRYGFLRHLEGDPDSVWTDETHLLTYQGNENANNQISMAVDPNNNIYLITRNFGGSSGVPRNTLYKRSNTGSWSNHAVFFSPAAGWTSPTLAIDTTSNSLILAGIRSDSSFAEYKLVPIGSENTASSVTAARLIFAAGNTLQHATMPRQFVNSTIGTMVCASNTSTNDMWFNLLQNTPTVPVAVDSVIVEPNEVNARASYTVPVVLTDSSNGTLTAGIGTISLRFPFNTYVPAAIAPAHVKVNGVAASTVGTNSSLREVTITTPVTVPGGDTAFVEIDTLAGVYNKTAFGLDSLQAWTSAQPMPVYSPAYNLVRATTTVTAARVALLPTDADSVANYTIGFRLGKHGRMLAGVDTVRVRFNTATQITHGNLLGVQLNGTPAGAAGDSATRTIQIQVPATVETANNDSITLYLPETAVRNPAVNGSYTLFVYTSVETTQVASQPYDIEPSNLFGAPVPGTNSKFDNANQSKVFHHGGYWWLAAESKTDSRWYLWKFDGFTWTQSIQISSAQKARPDVVLVSSSNKAYILLPGPSTTQLLRLSFSGGNWSIDSGYPKTVNSVQESNMVLTRTLGGNLWVFWIADSTLSGQKSTNDGTSWTAKITLKRNLNQATGLVDAVAFQNGGANSIGVGYAENSSNSTSVFGFLRHSESDHDTLWTDETGNLQQPSGTFADNHIAMATHNNEVFMVIKTKGGGGATTLKNGLYHRETNGNWTLYDVIQGNGWTRPVITLDVTNNVLYLFGTREGASQTGEMKRVNFGDYDDLLATPVDTVFYSDLDDFFDSSGPAHNVTSASNLMITSSNVTRDEVWYNLLTLAALPKSSGGAPWAEAAQAPISDYKLAAEVYPNPFNPETTIRFRLDQPGLVRLQIFNMNGQLVRTLINHELNAGQHHRRWNGRNQAGVPVSSGTYIFRLQAGNRIATGRMQLIK, from the coding sequence ATGCATGTCAACACGGCCGCCAACTCTTCCAAATCCAACCAGAACAAGACGTTTTACCACGATGGCAAATGGTGGGCAATTGCACTGGATGCCACCAACAACCGTTGGTACATTTGGCGCTATGACGGCGGCGGCGTGTGGACGCGCAATAAAGCGCTGGACAAAGGCGCCAAAAACCGCTATGACGTGCTGCTGGACAGCAATCTCGGGCATCTCGGTGTATTACGCTCCCACACGAATACCGTCAAATTCTGGGGCCTGATCTACAGCGCCGGCACGTGGAATACAGCCTTCAGTGTCAATATCCCCGGTTTTGGCAACAGCGACGATGCCAATCCTCTGAGTTTTACCGCAGCCGCCAATGGCGACTTGTGGGTTTTCCGCATCCACAATGGCACGCTGCAGGCCAAGAAATCGACCGACGGCGGGGTGACCTGGTCGGCGACCCCCATCACCGTCAAGTCGTCACTCAATCAGAATAAAGGCACCACCGATGCCGTGGCTTTCACACAAAGTGGCAACCATTACATCGGCGTGGCTTATGGCGAAGAGGGTGTTTCCAGCTCGACCAGCCGCTACGGGTTCCTCCGCCATCTCGAAGGTGATCCGGACAGTGTCTGGACGGATGAAACCCACCTGCTCACCTACCAGGGCAACGAAAACGCCAACAATCAGATCAGCATGGCGGTCGATCCGAACAACAACATCTACCTCATCACCAGAAATTTTGGCGGCAGCAGCGGGGTGCCGCGCAACACGCTATACAAACGCAGCAACACCGGTAGCTGGTCGAACCATGCCGTCTTCTTCAGCCCGGCGGCGGGTTGGACCTCGCCAACTCTGGCGATCGACACCACCAGCAACTCCCTGATCCTGGCCGGCATTCGTTCCGACAGCAGTTTTGCGGAGTACAAACTCGTGCCCATCGGCAGCGAAAACACGGCGAGCAGTGTGACCGCCGCGCGGCTGATCTTCGCCGCTGGCAACACCCTGCAGCACGCAACCATGCCCCGCCAATTCGTCAACAGCACGATTGGCACGATGGTCTGCGCCAGCAACACCAGCACCAACGATATGTGGTTCAATCTGCTGCAAAACACGCCGACGGTTCCGGTGGCAGTGGATTCCGTCATAGTGGAACCAAACGAGGTGAATGCCCGAGCCAGCTACACAGTGCCGGTGGTGTTGACCGACAGCAGCAATGGCACACTCACGGCCGGTATCGGCACGATATCGCTGCGGTTTCCATTCAACACTTACGTGCCGGCCGCAATCGCTCCGGCGCACGTGAAAGTCAACGGCGTGGCCGCCAGCACGGTGGGGACCAATTCCAGTCTGCGCGAAGTCACCATTACCACGCCGGTGACGGTTCCAGGTGGCGACACGGCTTTCGTGGAGATTGACACCCTCGCCGGCGTCTACAACAAAACCGCCTTTGGTTTGGATTCGCTGCAGGCCTGGACCAGCGCACAGCCGATGCCGGTGTATTCGCCGGCCTACAATCTGGTGCGCGCCACCACCACCGTGACTGCCGCGCGCGTGGCCCTGCTGCCGACCGACGCGGATTCAGTTGCCAACTATACCATTGGTTTTCGCCTTGGCAAGCACGGCCGCATGCTGGCAGGCGTGGATACCGTGCGGGTGCGTTTCAACACGGCGACCCAAATCACGCATGGCAACTTGCTTGGCGTCCAGCTCAATGGCACACCGGCCGGCGCCGCGGGGGACAGCGCCACACGCACCATTCAGATTCAGGTCCCCGCCACGGTCGAGACGGCCAACAACGACTCGATCACTCTGTATTTGCCCGAAACGGCGGTGCGCAATCCCGCGGTCAATGGCAGCTACACGCTGTTCGTCTACACCAGTGTTGAAACCACACAGGTTGCCTCCCAGCCCTATGACATCGAACCGAGCAATCTGTTTGGTGCACCCGTACCCGGCACCAACAGCAAGTTCGACAACGCCAATCAAAGTAAAGTGTTTCATCATGGCGGCTATTGGTGGCTCGCGGCGGAGTCGAAAACCGACAGCAGATGGTATTTGTGGAAATTCGACGGTTTCACATGGACGCAAAGCATCCAGATCAGCTCGGCGCAAAAGGCCCGGCCCGATGTGGTGCTGGTGAGCAGCAGCAACAAGGCCTACATCCTGCTGCCCGGGCCCTCCACCACCCAGCTTCTGCGGTTGAGCTTCAGCGGCGGCAATTGGAGCATCGACAGCGGTTATCCCAAGACCGTCAATTCCGTGCAGGAAAGCAACATGGTGCTCACCCGCACCCTGGGCGGCAATTTGTGGGTCTTCTGGATCGCCGATTCCACCCTGAGCGGACAGAAGTCAACCAACGACGGGACCTCCTGGACTGCGAAAATTACCCTCAAGCGCAATCTCAATCAGGCGACCGGCCTGGTCGATGCCGTTGCCTTCCAAAACGGCGGGGCCAACAGCATCGGTGTGGGTTACGCAGAAAACAGCAGCAACAGCACCTCGGTATTCGGCTTCCTGCGGCACAGCGAAAGTGACCACGATACGCTGTGGACCGATGAGACGGGCAACTTGCAGCAACCCTCCGGCACTTTTGCCGACAACCACATCGCCATGGCGACCCACAACAACGAGGTTTTCATGGTCATAAAGACCAAAGGCGGTGGTGGTGCCACCACTTTAAAAAACGGCCTGTATCATCGCGAAACGAACGGCAATTGGACGCTGTATGACGTCATCCAGGGCAACGGCTGGACCCGCCCGGTCATCACTCTCGATGTTACCAACAACGTGCTCTACCTCTTCGGCACACGGGAGGGCGCGTCGCAGACTGGTGAGATGAAGCGGGTCAATTTCGGCGACTACGACGACCTGCTCGCGACGCCCGTTGACACGGTGTTCTACAGCGACCTGGATGATTTCTTCGATTCCTCGGGTCCGGCGCACAATGTCACCAGCGCCTCGAACTTGATGATTACATCGTCCAACGTCACCCGCGATGAAGTGTGGTACAACTTGCTGACGCTGGCGGCGCTTCCGAAAAGCTCGGGCGGCGCGCCGTGGGCCGAAGCCGCGCAAGCGCCGATCAGTGATTACAAACTGGCGGCGGAAGTTTATCCCAACCCGTTCAATCCTGAAACTACGATTCGCTTCCGGCTCGACCAGCCCGGCCTGGTGCGGTTGCAGATCTTCAATATGAACGGCCAGTTGGTGCGGACATTGATCAACCACGAGCTAAACGCGGGCCAGCATCATCGCCGCTGGAACGGCCGCAATCAGGCGGGCGTTCCGGTTTCCAGCGGAACCTACATCTTCCGCCTGCAAGCCGGCAACCGTATTGCCACCGGCAGAATGCAACTGATCAAATAG
- the thiI gene encoding tRNA 4-thiouridine(8) synthase ThiI — MPTLFPAKMTATAVVIHYHEIALKGNNRRYFEKKLQRNIMRATASLGMLEVRRLPGRLLGILSPQADWPQLRQALQQVFGVAYFAPTIRVPQDLEAIKHAARELLQGKTFASFKVETKRAQKAFAWTSPQVNAALGEYLCAHFPAKVDLTHPEVTLWVEIADDYALLYCERVAGAGGLPVGTSERAVCLISGGIDSPVAAYRLMRRGVKLIFVHFHSAPFTSTASQRLVERQVQLLTRFQFLSSLYLLPFAEVQRHLVAVCPPSLRVILYRRAMLRLAERIAQNYHAPALVTGDNVAQVASQTLSNLHVISAAVGLPVIRPLAGEDKQDIIAQARQIGTYAISIEPYEDCCSLFAAPNPETHARLETVRRFEAMFDLEAELGKALQQAVIKRYRFRRQVCEELPAPPAASANREQL, encoded by the coding sequence ATGCCAACTCTTTTCCCCGCGAAGATGACTGCCACCGCGGTGGTGATTCACTACCATGAGATTGCCCTGAAAGGCAACAACCGGCGTTATTTCGAGAAGAAGCTGCAACGCAACATCATGCGCGCAACGGCGTCGCTGGGCATGCTCGAGGTGCGGCGTCTGCCGGGCCGCTTGCTGGGAATTCTGTCGCCGCAAGCCGATTGGCCGCAATTGCGCCAGGCTCTGCAACAGGTCTTTGGAGTGGCCTACTTTGCGCCCACAATCAGAGTCCCGCAGGATTTGGAGGCCATCAAGCATGCGGCACGAGAGCTGTTGCAGGGCAAAACCTTTGCGAGCTTCAAAGTGGAAACCAAACGCGCGCAAAAGGCCTTTGCCTGGACTTCGCCCCAGGTCAATGCCGCGCTCGGAGAATATTTATGCGCGCATTTTCCGGCCAAGGTGGATCTCACACATCCCGAAGTCACGCTGTGGGTCGAAATCGCCGATGATTATGCCCTGCTGTACTGCGAGCGGGTAGCGGGAGCCGGCGGCCTGCCGGTGGGAACCAGCGAGCGCGCAGTTTGCCTGATCTCCGGCGGCATCGATTCGCCGGTGGCGGCCTATCGCCTCATGCGACGCGGCGTGAAGTTGATCTTCGTGCATTTCCACAGCGCACCGTTCACCAGCACCGCCTCCCAGCGGCTGGTCGAGCGCCAGGTTCAGCTTCTCACCCGTTTTCAGTTCCTGTCTTCGCTGTATTTGCTCCCCTTCGCCGAGGTGCAGCGGCATCTGGTGGCGGTTTGCCCGCCGAGTCTGCGGGTCATCCTTTACCGCCGCGCAATGTTGCGCCTGGCGGAGCGTATCGCGCAAAACTATCATGCACCGGCATTGGTGACCGGCGACAATGTGGCGCAAGTGGCCAGCCAAACGCTGTCGAACCTGCATGTGATCAGTGCCGCGGTCGGGCTGCCGGTCATCCGGCCCCTGGCAGGAGAGGACAAGCAGGACATCATCGCGCAGGCGCGTCAAATCGGCACCTATGCCATCTCCATCGAACCGTATGAAGATTGTTGCTCCCTGTTTGCCGCGCCCAATCCTGAAACGCATGCCCGGCTCGAGACCGTCAGGCGATTCGAGGCAATGTTCGACCTGGAGGCGGAACTCGGCAAGGCGCTGCAACAAGCCGTGATCAAGCGTTATCGCTTCCGCCGCCAGGTGTGTGAGGAGCTGCCGGCACCACCGGCTGCGTCGGCGAATCGCGAACAACTCTGA
- a CDS encoding T9SS type A sorting domain-containing protein has product MSFLVCAAPLFAQPGSPLAVSTTAEFRKSNQSKVFFYDGMWWTLGYHEAQAKWYIWKYDGSVWTRTNKQEASTSYYIDAVLDTVNDKLYTFASHHTKPRFRRYGYAGGLWSKELEKSTLQYFVHPDKSNPVSMVLARNGTLWLFRVDGSSNLQATYSSNMGTTWSPAITIKTGLNVSTGTTDAVAFTLGGQNYVGVGYAEKNAANSAYGFLYHRDGDADTLWTDESSQLTFFGSEVALNDICMAVDGTNQIYMFVRTAGGNSSDPRNTLYRRNTAGVWSKFAVNNVGTGPLWTSPAIAIDGENQVLYLLGRNTTSAIVEYKMCSIGQENTLLTAAVDTLLASGTDAFANISVPAGLLNSTTGLMVVGDNTTDDDLWFNLLPISAASNLIINSVAVSPDTVNYNAGYTIQMTVSAGGALSAGSGQIYLRFPDNTLVPASISPANILINGTPAATASANSATRELAITTPVNIAPSSLVTVEVTAATGLLNPTLAGNYTLEAWTSAQHTPVTSPSYTLFATNTTVTAATVTPFPAEADSAANYTIAFRVGAAGRLLSGTSTFTVQFPLPTVIANGSLTGVTVNAVSATASGNSSNRTVTITVPAAVTINNSDSVTLFIPYTGITNPSHADTFYLHLATSVETTLVQSQGYDIRIGRPISSTTKNIERQNQSKIFHHGGYWWAMLQDKSSKNWYLCQRLDTTWTAVRLITNLSKARPDCILDAPNNRVYILLPGASTTYLTRLTYNPGSQTWTTDSGYPKTVWAVQQANMNLVRANNGALWVFYISGGAIHGRRSSDNGNTWGSAVVIKSGLHDQNGLTDAVPFTYAGNSYVGLGYAEDGSSSAIFGFLRHKDTDPDTIWTDETSNLEQFDGTDADDHINMLVHNNEIFMIVKTAGGTATAAKNGLMHRETDGDWSSYAINIGEGWTRPVGAIDASNGELYVMGTTEGAVQIGEMKHVALGHYNDLVSAPVDTIFQNSSDDFFDLSAAHHTLTSASDLMVLASNITRDATWSQFIALLDGALAKPGIAPEESRQTASGVATGAGTVITAYPNPFNPVTNLRFRLTSPASVRLQIFNLNGQVVRTLVNGDLPAGTHERRWNGRNQLGEPVASGTYFYRLLVDGQAQTGLLHFIK; this is encoded by the coding sequence GTGAGCTTTCTCGTATGTGCCGCCCCTCTCTTCGCCCAGCCGGGTTCGCCGCTCGCCGTCTCCACCACCGCCGAGTTTCGTAAGTCCAATCAAAGCAAAGTGTTTTTCTATGATGGCATGTGGTGGACTTTGGGCTATCATGAAGCGCAGGCCAAGTGGTATATCTGGAAGTACGATGGCAGTGTTTGGACGAGGACCAACAAACAGGAAGCCAGCACCAGTTATTACATCGACGCGGTCCTGGACACGGTGAATGACAAGCTTTACACCTTTGCCTCGCATCATACCAAACCGCGCTTTCGGCGGTATGGCTACGCCGGTGGCCTCTGGTCGAAGGAACTGGAAAAGTCGACGCTTCAGTATTTCGTGCATCCCGACAAATCCAACCCGGTGAGCATGGTGCTGGCCAGGAACGGAACCCTGTGGCTGTTTCGTGTCGATGGCAGCAGCAACTTGCAGGCGACTTACTCCAGCAATATGGGCACGACCTGGAGTCCCGCCATTACCATCAAAACCGGCCTGAATGTTTCCACAGGCACAACCGATGCCGTGGCCTTCACGCTCGGCGGCCAAAATTACGTAGGTGTCGGTTATGCCGAGAAGAATGCGGCAAACAGCGCTTATGGCTTCCTCTATCATCGCGACGGTGATGCCGACACCCTCTGGACGGATGAAAGCAGCCAACTGACTTTCTTCGGCAGCGAAGTCGCGCTCAATGACATCTGCATGGCCGTTGATGGCACAAATCAGATTTACATGTTTGTGCGCACCGCCGGCGGCAACAGCAGCGATCCCCGCAACACCCTCTATCGGCGCAACACCGCCGGCGTGTGGAGCAAGTTCGCCGTGAACAATGTTGGTACCGGCCCCTTGTGGACTTCCCCCGCGATTGCGATCGATGGCGAGAATCAGGTGCTTTATTTGCTCGGGCGCAACACCACCTCTGCGATCGTCGAGTACAAAATGTGCAGCATCGGCCAGGAAAACACCCTGCTGACCGCCGCGGTGGATACGCTTTTGGCTTCCGGCACCGATGCCTTCGCCAACATCAGTGTGCCGGCCGGCTTGCTGAATTCGACCACCGGCTTGATGGTGGTGGGCGACAATACGACCGACGATGATTTGTGGTTCAACCTGCTGCCAATCAGTGCCGCCAGCAACCTGATCATCAACTCGGTGGCGGTCTCTCCCGACACGGTCAATTACAATGCCGGCTACACCATCCAGATGACAGTCTCGGCAGGTGGTGCGCTGAGCGCCGGTAGCGGTCAAATTTATTTGCGTTTCCCCGACAACACACTGGTGCCGGCCAGTATCTCTCCTGCCAACATCCTGATCAATGGCACACCGGCGGCCACGGCTTCGGCCAATTCCGCAACGCGGGAACTGGCGATTACGACGCCGGTCAACATCGCTCCGTCTTCCCTCGTCACTGTGGAGGTCACCGCCGCTACCGGCCTGCTCAATCCGACGTTGGCGGGCAACTACACCCTCGAAGCGTGGACCAGCGCGCAGCACACACCCGTGACCTCGCCAAGCTACACCCTGTTTGCCACCAACACCACCGTCACCGCCGCGACCGTCACTCCCTTCCCTGCAGAGGCGGACAGCGCGGCAAATTATACCATCGCCTTTCGGGTGGGCGCAGCCGGACGTCTGCTCAGTGGCACCAGTACGTTCACGGTGCAATTTCCCTTGCCCACGGTAATTGCCAATGGCAGTTTGACGGGAGTGACAGTGAATGCCGTGAGCGCGACGGCCTCCGGCAACAGCAGCAATCGCACGGTAACCATTACCGTGCCGGCAGCGGTCACCATCAACAACTCCGATTCGGTGACGCTTTTCATCCCGTATACTGGAATCACCAATCCCTCCCACGCCGACACGTTTTATTTGCACTTGGCAACCAGCGTCGAAACCACTTTGGTGCAATCGCAGGGATATGACATTCGCATCGGCAGGCCCATCAGTTCAACCACCAAAAACATCGAGCGCCAAAATCAAAGCAAAATCTTCCATCATGGCGGCTATTGGTGGGCGATGCTGCAGGACAAGAGCAGCAAGAACTGGTATCTGTGCCAGCGGTTGGACACCACCTGGACGGCAGTGCGCCTGATCACCAATCTCTCCAAAGCCCGGCCGGACTGCATCCTCGACGCCCCGAATAACCGCGTTTATATCCTGCTGCCAGGGGCAAGCACGACCTACCTCACGCGGCTGACTTACAATCCCGGCAGCCAAACCTGGACAACCGACAGCGGCTATCCCAAGACCGTGTGGGCGGTGCAACAGGCCAACATGAATCTGGTGCGCGCCAACAACGGCGCTCTCTGGGTGTTCTACATCAGCGGCGGTGCCATCCATGGCCGCCGTTCCAGTGACAACGGCAACACCTGGGGATCAGCGGTGGTGATCAAGAGCGGTCTGCACGATCAGAATGGCTTGACGGATGCCGTTCCCTTTACGTACGCGGGCAACAGCTATGTTGGCCTCGGCTATGCGGAGGATGGGAGCTCGAGCGCGATCTTTGGCTTTTTGCGTCACAAGGACACGGATCCTGATACGATTTGGACGGATGAAACTTCCAACCTCGAACAGTTCGATGGCACCGATGCCGATGACCACATCAACATGCTGGTGCACAACAATGAGATCTTCATGATCGTGAAAACTGCGGGGGGCACCGCCACCGCCGCCAAAAACGGTCTGATGCATCGTGAAACGGATGGGGATTGGTCGAGCTATGCGATCAACATCGGCGAAGGCTGGACGCGGCCGGTTGGTGCCATCGACGCCAGCAACGGCGAGCTGTACGTGATGGGCACGACCGAAGGCGCCGTGCAAATCGGCGAGATGAAGCATGTGGCGCTCGGTCACTACAATGATCTGGTGTCGGCCCCGGTCGATACGATCTTTCAAAATTCCAGTGATGACTTCTTCGACCTGTCAGCCGCGCATCATACTTTGACCTCGGCCAGTGATCTGATGGTGCTGGCAAGCAACATCACGCGCGACGCGACCTGGTCGCAATTCATCGCCCTGCTCGACGGCGCATTGGCCAAACCCGGGATTGCGCCGGAGGAGAGCCGGCAAACTGCAAGCGGCGTGGCAACCGGTGCGGGAACCGTGATTACGGCCTATCCCAATCCCTTCAATCCCGTCACCAACCTGCGCTTCCGGTTGACCAGCCCGGCCAGCGTACGGCTGCAGATTTTCAACCTCAACGGGCAGGTGGTACGCACCCTGGTGAATGGCGACCTGCCAGCAGGAACTCACGAACGCAGGTGGAATGGCCGCAACCAACTCGGCGAGCCAGTGGCCAGCGGCACGTATTTCTACCGGCTGCTCGTTGATGGCCAAGCACAAACCGGTCTGTTGCACTTCATCAAGTAA
- a CDS encoding DinB family protein, whose protein sequence is MATRETPSADEGRLIAALEQSLVLVEKQTLNLPLSRWNLKHSIEAWSVAEIVHHLILVEVQRLQQLKDLLEGKRESAAARTDSAPPDFAGVRARMKPVKTTKDMEPTPEIPPKVLIAGLRRARSETIAFVRASDLQQLEKVWINTVSLGALNGVEFIEFLSAHMERHARQIAETLQQS, encoded by the coding sequence ATGGCAACACGCGAAACCCCATCTGCTGACGAGGGACGGCTCATTGCAGCTTTAGAGCAAAGTCTCGTACTTGTTGAAAAACAGACATTAAACCTCCCGCTGTCCCGCTGGAATTTAAAGCATTCCATTGAGGCCTGGTCTGTCGCCGAAATCGTGCATCATCTCATTCTTGTCGAAGTGCAGCGCTTGCAGCAACTCAAAGATTTGCTTGAAGGCAAACGTGAAAGTGCGGCGGCCAGGACTGACAGTGCGCCGCCTGATTTCGCGGGCGTCCGCGCTCGGATGAAGCCGGTAAAGACGACAAAAGACATGGAGCCGACACCTGAGATTCCGCCAAAGGTGCTGATCGCCGGGTTGCGCCGGGCACGCAGCGAAACCATTGCATTCGTGCGCGCGTCTGATCTGCAGCAATTGGAGAAGGTGTGGATCAATACCGTATCTCTGGGCGCACTTAATGGTGTCGAGTTTATCGAATTTCTGTCAGCGCATATGGAGAGACATGCAAGGCAGATAGCGGAGACGCTGCAGCAAAGCTAG
- a CDS encoding tRNA (adenine-N1)-methyltransferase codes for MKNPSQAFAENDAVIFYDRKERLYYDVLRPGRSTNIRGDLLPHDQIIGRREGFILRSQRDKPYWVFRPTLNDHVVHMRRGATVIYPKDLGVMLQYADIYPGATVVESGLGSGALATALLRMVGPQGRVISYEIRQDFITLAQRNLQLFAGETPNHVVRQCDIYEHFEEEQVDRLLLDVPEPWRVLPGATPKLRAGAIVCSYSPTIIQAKSFVEALRAEHCFIAIQTLEVMLRPWNIAGLSVRPALRMVGHTGFLTFARKSEKSTLPPEPPPEAETTAAGSPNEEEHEAQA; via the coding sequence ATGAAAAATCCCAGCCAGGCGTTTGCCGAAAATGACGCGGTGATTTTCTACGACCGCAAGGAACGTCTCTATTACGACGTCCTGCGACCGGGACGGTCAACCAACATCCGCGGTGATTTGCTGCCACATGATCAAATCATCGGACGCCGGGAAGGTTTCATTTTGCGTTCACAGCGCGACAAGCCCTATTGGGTTTTTCGGCCGACGCTCAACGATCATGTCGTGCACATGCGCCGCGGTGCCACGGTGATCTATCCCAAGGATTTGGGAGTGATGTTGCAATATGCCGACATCTATCCCGGCGCCACCGTGGTGGAATCCGGCCTGGGTTCGGGTGCACTGGCCACCGCCTTACTGCGCATGGTGGGGCCGCAGGGGAGGGTCATCAGCTACGAAATACGCCAGGATTTCATCACTCTGGCACAACGCAATTTACAGCTCTTTGCCGGGGAAACACCCAATCATGTGGTGCGGCAGTGCGATATCTATGAGCATTTTGAAGAGGAACAAGTGGACCGGCTGTTGCTGGACGTGCCGGAGCCGTGGCGGGTGCTGCCCGGTGCCACCCCAAAGTTGCGTGCCGGTGCAATTGTTTGCAGTTATTCCCCCACCATCATTCAGGCCAAATCATTTGTCGAGGCCTTGCGTGCCGAGCATTGCTTCATCGCCATTCAAACGCTGGAGGTGATGCTGCGGCCCTGGAACATCGCCGGTCTGTCGGTGCGGCCAGCATTGCGCATGGTGGGACATACCGGCTTCCTGACCTTTGCCCGCAAATCCGAGAAATCGACCTTGCCACCCGAACCCCCTCCGGAAGCGGAAACCACTGCTGCCGGATCACCAAATGAGGAGGAGCATGAAGCACAAGCATGA